The Magnolia sinica isolate HGM2019 chromosome 9, MsV1, whole genome shotgun sequence genome contains a region encoding:
- the LOC131256783 gene encoding uncharacterized protein LOC131256783 — protein MAVSEVDKIGELESMGFPMACATKALHYSGLQFIHANTKKLLKEEDGRCPRWFAIVFPTKIKLDANLFLVASNGERPLQELQEKKPIGVHWCPFSGLTRFPSSFE, from the exons ATGGCTGTTTCGGAAGTTGATAAGATTGGCGAACTCGAATCAATGGGATTTCCAATGGCTTGCGCAACAAAGGCACTCCATTATTCTG GATTACAATTTATTCATGCAAATACAAAGAAACTACTTAAAGAGGAAGATGGTCGCTGTCCTCGTTGGTTTGCCATTGTTTTCCCCACCAAGATCAAGCTAGATGCCAACTTGTTTCTTGTTGCTTCAA ATGGAGAAAGGCCATTGCAAGAGCTTCAAGAAAAAAAG CCAATTGGAGTTCACTGGTGCCCATTTAGTGGACTGACACGATTTCCATCATCATTTGAGTAA
- the LOC131256345 gene encoding uncharacterized protein LOC131256345, translating into MPFADRGIDPNVGINVVQLDRDDMPPDHVDASIIHNIVRHDSGFIDDDVAYDEEEILISNSDDDEEIKRGRINSANRGKLEVSHIVSLKSFVRLRHDIRDSVTGQEPGPVDLYRGTHCRQVTGSWVYPKASENWAAMDTICSQPTPNGTQRSEPEILSEVLGTRSVYVRGLGHGAKLMTPVRATYSQSIAGESTLR; encoded by the exons ATGCCATTTGCGGATAGAGGGATTGATCCAAATGTTGGTATTAATGTGGTGCAATTGGATAGAGATGAtatgccacctgatcatgttgatgcctcaataatacataaCATTGTTAGacatgatagcggtttcattgatgacgacgttgcaTATGATGAAGAGGAAATATTAATCAGCaatagtgatgatgatgaagaaata AAGAGGGGCAGAATAAATTCTGCTAACaggggaaagttagaagtgagCCACATAGTTAGtttaaagtcatttgtacgacttcgtcaTGACATA cgagattccgtcactggccaggagcctggaccagtagacctctacagagggactcatTGTCGGCAGGTGACGGGATCTTGGGTATATCCTAAAGCTAGCGAGAATTGG gcagCGATGGACACCAtatgcagtcagcccactcccaatGGTACTCaacggagtgagccagagatcctgagcgaggtgcttggcacccgttctgtatatgtgcgtgggcttggccatggtgcaaAGCTCATGACACCCGTTAGAGCTACCTATAGCCAATCCATCGCTGGCGAGAGCACCCTACGTTGA